The Acidimicrobiales bacterium genomic interval GCGACCCTGTCCAACCCTCTCGTCAAAGCCGGCGAATATAGGCACAATCGGAAGTCCCTGCATGGCCAACGGCATGTGGCCCCTCAGCATCTGGCTGAGCTGATTCGCCTTCCCATCCAGGCTCAGCGGGCTGCCCTCTACCTTCTCGTAATGCTCAAGTTGGAGCTGGAACAGGCGCACCATCTCCATGGCCAGGCCGGCCACCCCTGAAATGGCCACCCCCGAGTGGCTGTCGGCAGGGAAGACCTTCTCGATTGTCCTGTGGCTGATGAAGTTCCCCGACGTGGCCCGCCGGTCGCCGGCCATAACGACGCCGTCGACGTACCGAACAGCAACCACAGTGGTCCCGTGGGTGATTAGCGCTGGGTCGATGCGGTCGGGCATGTCCGGGGCACCTACGCCGAGCCGACCAAGCAGGCCAACGAAACTCGGTCCCGGATCGTCGTCGGGGGTGAAAAGGGGAAG includes:
- the prcB gene encoding proteasome subunit beta codes for the protein MTLPLFTPDDDPGPSFVGLLGRLGVGAPDMPDRIDPALITHGTTVVAVRYVDGVVMAGDRRATSGNFISHRTIEKVFPADSHSGVAISGVAGLAMEMVRLFQLQLEHYEKVEGSPLSLDGKANQLSQMLRGHMPLAMQGLPIVPIFAGFDERVGQGRLFQFDGTGGRYEERDYAATGSGSLHATTVIKLRHHDTLDLDGAVDVVVEALFQAADEDSATGGPDPVRGIYPIVASITADGFERLDDQRVSDRTAVLLERLGGSVVNPTQPGGSGIVR